The Drosophila sechellia strain sech25 chromosome 2L, ASM438219v1, whole genome shotgun sequence region AAAGCTGGCAGCGGACTACAAATGGCCGCCAGTCTCCAAGGTGGCGAACAGCAAGAGGTCGCGGAGTAAACGCCCTAACTACCTAAGTTAACCTTAAAGCCAAATCAATGGACTTTGAAAAGGCGAGCTTAAGCTAACATTTAATCAATTACCATCTTAATCACTATCTGGTGTGATTATTCAATTACTAATTTCTCCACTTTTATGACCAATTCTAGCGAGGTTGGCCGGCTAACGTGTCCGCTCTGCACACAGCGAAACTGGCAGCAGATCGACAACGATCTGTGGCGCCTGGAGCAGTGGTTGCAGTTCGCCGAGAGCACCCAGAAGGCCCAGTCAGCTCCGCCCTCGAACATCGAGCTGCTGGAGGACGTCACGCAGGACCATCGCGAGTTCCTCCTGGATCTGGAGAGTCACAAGTCCATCATATCGTCGTTGAATGTGGTCGGTGACCACTTGGCTACGCACACTTTGGATACCGAGAAGGCGCGACAGCTGCGATCTCGTCTAGAGGCGGACAATGAGCGCTGGAACAATGTGTGCATTAATGCCACCAAATGGCAAGGTCTTCTCCAGACCGCCCTGATGGGCAACAGCGAGTTCCATCAGACCATCGATGAGCTGGTGGAGTGGCTGCAGCGCACAGAGCAGAACATCAAGGCCTCCGAGCCCGTTGATCTCACCGAGGAGCGCTCCGTTCTGGAGACCAAGTTCAAGAAGTTCAAGGATCTGCGCGCCGAACTGGAAAGATGCGAACCTCGGGTGGTCAGCCTGCAGGATGCCGCCGATCAGCTGCTCCGCTCCGTCGAGGGCTCCGAGCAGCAATCGCAACACACCTACGAGAGGTAAGGTGTCCAGTGGGCCAGTTCCGAGGGCGGAACGAAACAATTCGTGGGTGCCGCTTGAGCTTAGGGCCTGGAAGATTCCATTGTTAGTTGGGcggaaaacaattaaattctatatattttatatggttTTAGTTGGTATTCTTAGTTCATATGACTAGTTTTAGCAATGATCATTTGGAAACTGTAGATAATTTTCCCTATTTCTATTATTATCTACTATTATCAAGTAAAGTTTTTAACTATCCAATTATCTTAAAAACTCCTACTGTGCACTATCCACCAAAATCCTTTTCCTTAGTTCCCGCTTCAAAAATTTGAATTCACattatttcaaaattataCTAAAAAATATCCGCAAAGATAATTAAGCCTTTTGGAACCTTCCACAACTAAACATTCTATAGCCATTTAAACTAGTAGAACGTATTTCAGCTATATACAAAATCAATCGTATCGATCGatcatttattttttgcctCTACACATATTTTGTGTTGCCGTTTTTGTTGCGTATATTATTTTGTGTTGTATTTTTGGTACTCAAAATTCTTTCGTCCGCCCATTCTAACCCTCCATCCAAACATACACCGCCAAGAGCCCatgcaaatgttttaaatgctCCAGAACCCTTTCCAGATTGACCGATCTCCGGCTGCGTCTCCAATCCCTGCGTCGTCTATCCGGCATCTATATCGTTAAACTAGGTGCCGTCCTCGGTTACGAGGGCGACAATCTCGGCGTGCCACTGCACATGTTGTCTAGTGAGGTGAGTCCAAGTGTCCCGTCCATTGCCCAACAACTTGGTTTCCTGTTCAAAAACATGATTtgtcccaaaaaaaaatggaaaataattaaatttttgatttgttgatTTGTGAGCGCACCAGAAGTAAGTGAAACCAATTGGCAGTCGAACgagaaaatatgaaaagaaTTGATCCTTATGATttctattatttataatttatttgttttcctttctttctttttttctgtatggcaaatatagcttttggaTAATACTACATTATCAACCTCTTCCATGCAGGCCGCCGCACCCAACACAGAAAATGCAAAGTAAATATCTATAGAAATTGATTTTAAGTTTTTGATTCTCACCATGCATCGTAgttgaaaactatttattgTTTGAACAACTTGTGCACTTTATAGTTGAAACTGAAAAGAGCACGTAGTTTGTACCCAATTAGTTGCATGATTTGCATAGTgttttcaaacattttgaaCATAAACTAATggacttattattattatttattagcaACACCGATGGCGGCGATGCTGTCGATGGCGATGTCATCAATACCACGGTTCTGGCGCGCGGTGCGCGATTCCTAGGCCGCGTTGCACGTGCCTCGCTGCCCATTCAGGCGCTCATGCTGCTGCTTTTAGGTGTGGCCACCCTGGTGCCCCACGGTGAGGACTACACCTGTATGTTCTCCAACACCTTCGCGCGCAGCCTGGAGCCCATGTTGTCGTATCCCCACGGACCGCCACCCACGTAAGGCTGTCGAGTTGCAATTGGATTAGTGCAATGAAACACTATCAAGAACAAAGACAAGAAAACCCTAAACCCTAAGCAAGAACCCCTAAGAAAACACCCAGTTTAAAAGATGCCTTTTGAAAGCAAAATTTGAAGTaagaaaaatttaaacaaaaaaatgttgAATATCGAAATGGAAGAGTTGTACATTTGTGTAGTTTATCACATTTTGTAATTGTATGTAATTTTATAGTCATTCGATAGCTAGAGGCATTAATAAAACAACCAATTTGTATATAACCTACAGAACCGAACAGACTCGACAAGCCGAACATGAAACACGTAAAAGAATTGAACTAACTATTCAAACTAACGACAAGTAACGAAAACCTTTTGTAAAACgatatatacattatacatatatatttgcacagcaaacaatttatatattcatatatatccCACGTATATGATCCCAAGAAAACTATAGAGAACCCAAACATtttgtatataaaaatatCTAAGCTAAAACGAAATCAAAATACGCACACGAACATTTTACTCAACAACGCACGTTTTCGCATTTAGAGAGATCCTGGGCATCGGGAAATTGCGATCAGCATCCTGCCAATTTCGTGGAACATTTTCGCAGGATATGATCTCAAGTTCCTGCTGCCAGCGATGGGCTAGAACGGCAAACGAATCCCAAGACAAAATCATGACCCACATAGACCAATCGCCTGGAGATCCTCATGGCAACCAATGTCCCTAGCTTGCAGCGCGTCCTTCTCCCAAACTCAGGGCGACGCTGTCAACAGTGGGCATTGACCTCCATTTGGACTCCGGCTCCTAAAGAGTCCCCGTGTCAAAAAGGATCACTCTACCCAAGGCCAAGATCTCTCCCACGGCCAAGGGTTAGATGGTAAAGCAGCCAGTGCGCCAGCCACAGGACACTGGGCTCGAATCCAATCCTTGAACTCCATCCCGACACGTGGCTAGACATTTCAAGCATTCCTGATACTCATTTCCAAATTACCAATAGACATTGACCATCGAAGCCAGCTctcaaagaaaagaaaatggaaaacgtGCGTGCCACGAGCATTGAACAAAACGAAGCAAGTGTCCTATGCCGGTGCTAAACCAACCTACAAATTTTCTGtataaagaaaaaatgtaaaatgcgtatacaaaaacaaaaatattatgaATTCATAAACAAAGAGATTAATTCTTTGAAAAAAAATcgtaaaaatgcaatttgcatattGACAAGTGACGTAAGTCCATCCAGTAAAAGATACctattttgttgttaatattttttgataaatCTAATTATATTTGCCTTATACTTATCCAACTTGTTTATTACAActattttctattatttaaCGCTTGAGCAATTattattgagaaaatacatacatttatttataagaCCTATGAACGATTTACTATGTATAAAATTAAGTTtgatttaaatgttaaatttgtGTACTTTGCAGCTTCTATCTGGTTATGAAATAATTAGCCGTTATCGagttaatataatttatatagcaTTTAAGATTTCCTTTCTTGTGAACAACTGTACCTTTATATGCATTatgattattaaaaaaaaaaaacaataaaacatatattgtttattttatgggATGTATGTCTGCAGCTCTATTGACATGACTGTATACGATTTGATTTTCCAAATTTTCGGTATTTTATTcggtattattttttaattgactTGTCAAGTCCATCAAAATTAATACAATCtgactacaaaaaaaaaaaaataatctaCTTTTTAACTACGATTAGATTGCTTCCAGCCAACTTTTTGGCATAAATATAATCGCTGCGTTAATATGTAGCTCATAAGCATCCAACATGTGCCTAGTAACTCCAGCTCTTGTCCTCGTGCTAACCCTTTTGGTCCCGGTCTACGTGTTTCTAACATGGAACTTTAACTATTGGAGAAAGCGTGGCATCAAGACGGCTCCCACTTGGCCATTTGTTGGAAGTTTTCCCAGCATTTTTACAAGGAAGCGTAATATTGCCTACGATATTGATGATATCTATGAGTATGTATTATTAAATTCGGTATACTTAATAGTTGTAAAAATCCGAACAGTCTTGTCTAGGGGTAATATAGTTACTTTTTGACGtgaactttttgtttttgcagaAAGTATAAAGACACGGAAAACATGGTGGGCGTTTTTACCACCCGAGTGCCACAGTTGCTGGTCATGTGTCCGGAATATATACACAAGATCTACGCCACCGATTTCCGTAGCTTTCATAATAATGAATGGCGTAATTTTGTACGTACTTTTAAGTTTATAATGGAATATCTATTACTGAATTTCAATGTTCAAAGGTGAACAAAAAGACGGACATGATCCTGGGCAACAATCCGTTCGTGTTAACTGGCGACGAATGGAAGGAAAGAAGGTCGGAGATCATGCCAGCACTGTCCCCCAATCGAGTAAGTAACCTCATTAAGCATCTACccaattttaaattgtatcTTTATATTGCGAAAGGTCAAGGCCGTTTACCCAGTGTCGCAAAGCGTGTGCAAAAAGTTCGTGGAATATATTAGGCGCCAGCAGCGGATGGCCAGCTCCCAGGGATTGGATGCCATGGATCTGTCCCTTTGCTACACCACCGAAGTGGTTTCCGACTGCGGCCTGGGAGTCTCGGCCCAGAGTTTCACGGACACGCCCACGCCGCTGTTGAAAATGATAAAGCGTGTGTTCAATACCTCCTTTGAGTTCATCTTCTACAGCGTTATTACCAACCTGTGGCAGAAGGTGCGCAAGTTCTACAGCGTACCGTTCTTCAACAAGGAAACGGAAGTGTTTTTCCTGGACATCATCAGGCGATGCATTACTTTGAGACTGGAAAAGCCAGAGCAACAGCGTGACGATTTCCTCAACTACATGCTGCAGTTGCAGGAGAAGAAGGGCCTGCACACGGATAACATTCTAATTAATACGATGACCTTCATTCTGGACGGATTCGAGACTACGGCTTTGGTTCTAGCGCACATTATGCTGATGCTGGGACGTAATCCGGAGGAGCAGGATAAGGTCCGCAAGGAAATTGGCAGTGCAGATCTGACCTTTGATCAAATGTCCGAGCTCCCGCATCTGGACGCCTGCATATATGGTGGGAAATCCTATCATATTCTCTTAAGATCagtttatttaattacattataattttatatttcagaaACTTTGCGTTTGTTTTCACCGCAAGTTGCAGCCCGCAAGCTGGTCACCGAACCCTTTGAGTTTGCGAACAAGGACACACGCACTGTGCACTTGAAACCCGGAGATGTGGTTACCATACCCGTAAAAGCTCTGCACCACGATCCGCAGTATTATGAGGATCCTTTGACATTCAAGCCGGAACGTTTCCTTGAGAGCAATGGAGGTGGTATGAAAAGTTACAGAGACAGGGGTGTATACCTAGCCTTTGGCGATGGACCTCGTCACTGTCCAGGTTGGTGacttaaaaattttatctGAGAATCACATACTAAGTCGATCTCTTCATTCAGGAATGCGATTTGCGTTGACTCAACTCAAAGCAGCTCTGGTGGAAATCTTGAGGAACTTTGAAATTAAGGTTAATCCCAAAACCCGCTCGGACAATCAGATAGATGATACTTTCTTCATGGCCACCTTGAAGGGTGGTATTTACCTGGACTTTAAGGACCTTTAAATAATAGCCATAATCATAGTTAGCTTTGAGCTAAAAAAAACTGAATAAACAGGAGttatttaatcaaaataataaaaatcaaaattatgtTTGAATAATGCATGACAATAGATCTAAGCTgactgagaaaaataaaatgcagtTAAATGTATTACTCAATAAAGGGTAAATGTTGCGGATGATCCACAACACGGTTCGATCGAGCACGGTTCGACAGTGATGTTGCATGCGCAACAAGTTCGATTGCTAGTGCGCAACATGTTGGTTGTAGGTTGGCCATCCGTTTGCAAGACACAAGATTTAATTGAGATTTTCTAATATGAAGTAATACAAATtctaaaattttttaaattgtctaaaaaaatttatttatttattatttttaagagaCATCCTTGTAGAATAATAGGCATCCCATTTGCTTTCACTCAGCTCAAGGCAGCTCTGGTGGAGATCGTAAGAAATTATGACATCAATGTAAACCCCAAGACGCGATCAGATAATCGACTGGATGACACCTTTGTTATAGCCACTCACAGGGCAGGCATTTGGCTAGAATTTAAGGAGCGATAGTGAAATGGCTGAAGTGTTGTTATATTTGTTGATaagataataaaccaattaaaaatcacaaaaaaattTGATTAACCACTTAGCCAGTTGCTACACATATTGTTTGTCAGACTATCTATACCCATTACTGAAAATTACCcattaaatgaaaatgggTATGTTGTATTCCtagaaaagtatgcaacagaTAGATGGACCTTCTGGATACGCCATCATGGGTGTTTCCACgcattgcattttgcaatccTACTAATTCGAGTCGAGGCATTgctatttttcttttaattgtttatggTTACAACCACAACCgtttattaaatttctctATGCTACTAAAACCGCTCCCTTAAAACACATCTTTATCTGCGTGCTATATATACAGATGCAATATACAATGATAATAAGTGCAACCACTTTGCGAAATGAGTGGCTGAAAAGTTCTGTTTCATCGTGATATCACAAAATGTCTTTTCTTAACAATTTTTGTACTACTACTTTGTGGCTCACGACCTAGGACTAGGTATAGAGTAGCCCCTTGATCTTGATAACGAAATCAGGCATTATCACCAAATGGTGCAATTTTATTTACGACAACCAATAACAGCGGTGGTGAAGGCAATTAGATCAATTTGTTTACTGGGTGAATCCATCCACTTGACTACCGCGCAAGTTCAATTTAAATGACTGCGGCAGCTCAATTGAGTTCCAGTTGGCTTTCATCCGCGTTGGCGAGACGTTGTGCCATGTGTCCGATTTCCACGGCTCTTTTTGTGATTGCGGCCATTCTGGCCTTGATCTATGTCTTTCTGACATGGAACTTTAGCTACTGGAAGAAGATGGGCATTCCTACGGCCAAGTCATGGCCCTTTGTGGGCAGTTTTCCCAGCGTTTTCACCCAGAAACGGAACGTGGTCTACGACATCGATGAGATCTATGAGTATGTGTATGGAGTTAGCTACGCTATCTGCTTACTGATTGCATTCTCATTAGGCAGTACAAGAACACCGATAGCATTGTGGGAGTGTTCCAAACCAGAATTCCACAACTAATGGTCACAACGCCGGAATATGCGCACAAGATATTTGTTAGTGACTTCCGCAGCTTCCACGACAATGAGATGGCTAAGTTTGTGAGTAGATGGTAGATACATACTGACCTTAAGAGCCCATCTCATAGGATAATTCACACAATAGACCGACAGCAAGAAGGATCCCATTCTGGCGAACAATCCATTTATATTGACCGGTGAGGCCTGGAAGGAAAGACGCGCCGAAGTTACACCCGGACTTTCGGCAAATCGGGTAAGCTTAGGTTGCCCTCgaattatttattcaaaactTATCTCGTGCtaatgtttgtttacattggGTGCCCTGATACCCTTATCAATTGAAGTGCTCCAATTAATTAACGCTCTGCCTCCCCAAAAGGTCAAAGCTGCCTATCCCGTCTCGCTGCGCGTTTGTAAAAGGTTCGTGGAATATATAAGGCGACAGAGCCTGATGGCCCCCGCCCAAGGACTAAATGCGAAGGATCTCTGCTTGTGCTACACCACCGAAGTGATTTCCGATTGTGTCCTGGGCATTTCCGCCCAGAGTTTCACGGAAAATCCCACACCCATGGTGGGAATGACCAAGCGCGTCTTCGAACAATCTTTCGGCTTCATCTTCTACACGGTGGTCGCCAATCTATGGCCACCAATTACGAAATTCTACACCGTTTCCCTGTTCGCCAAGGACGTGGCTGCCTTCTTCCATGACATCATGCGGAAGTGCATCCAAGTGCGACAGGAAAGTCCGGCGGCACAGCAGCGAGATGATTTCCTCAACTacatgttgcagttgcaggaGAAAAAGGGACTGAATGTGGCGGAGTTGACCTCGCACACAATGACATTTTTGACGGACGGTTTCGAGACCACCGCGCAAGTGCTTACCCACACACTCCTTTTCCTTGCCCGCAATGCCGAAGAGCAGCAAAAGTTGAGGGAGGAGGTCGGTACCGCCGAGCTGACCTTTGAACAGATAAGTGAGCTGCCCTTCACCGAAGCCTGCATCCATGGTGAGTTTTTGGCGAAACCTTAAGTTATACACATACTGAAATTGTATCATATCTGCAGAAACCTTGCGAATTTTCTCACCTCTTCTGGCTGCCCGCAAGGTGGTAACTGAACCCTACGAACTGACGAACAAAAACGGAGTGAGCGTGAAACTAAGACCCGGGGATGTAGTCATCATTCCTGTGAACGCCTTGCACAACGATCCCCAATACCACGAGGAACCTCAATCCTTTAAGCCCGAGCGATTCCTGAACATCAATGGCGGAGCCAAGAAGTACAGAGATCAGGGTCTATACTTCGGTTTTGGCGATGGACCACGTATTTGTCCCGGTGGGTAACATAATTTTTGGAGCAATTTAAGTTATTTCAAAATTGATGCATAATTGCAGGCATGCGGTTTTCACTTACCCAAATCAAAGCTGCCCTGGTGGAAATCGTGCGAAACTTTGACGTCAAGGTTAATCCCAAAACGCGCAAGGATAATGAAATTGATGATACCTACTTTATGCCTGCCTTAAAAGGCGGCGTTTGGCTGGATTTTGTTGAACGGAAATAGTCACTCAACAACGTTAcgattttatattaaatatagttTGACCAGTTGCATACATGTTATATTTCAAAACACTCGTAATACTTTAATTTTGTAACTTAAAACCACACCTTTAGTCCCGACTTAGGGCTAGTTGCACTAGGGGCAGCACCTTGATAGAGGATAAGTCTGCCAGAATCGCTTCGATGCTATCCAACGAGGCCACCTGCATGATGCTCTCCTTTCTAAAGCTAAGAATGATGATGGCGAATAGAGGGAGGATCTCCAAGCTATCAAAGCCAAGGATCTGAAATGGAATGGATAAGCAGTGCCAATAGGATTGGAGGTGTATTTCGTACCAGATCCCAGAGGACCAGCAATTGATCGGGGGGCAAATGTCCGGAAAACGCTCGCATAAGCCATTTGAAGATCACACGCAGGCTAGGGGAATAGATGGGTGAAATAGCTGTCTAACGGAAAACCCAATCCCAACTCACGGTTGTATCTGAAGCTCCCGGAAATGGGACCATAACTGCGGTTCGTAGGTCTGCAGCAGCTTCTCGAAGAGCAGGCACAGACTGACAATCCCTTGAGGATGCGTGTTGATGGTGGTCAAGCGATGGCAGTAGCGGATATAGAAGGCCCGGAATGTATAGTACAGACTCACCGGCGAGTCATACAGATAACAAAAGGGGGCGGCAAACATGCAGATGCCGTGGAAGGGCACCACACCCGATGGAGGACCTTCGTAGGTCTTGCCCTTCACCGGAAACGTCTCGTACTCCACACAACCACCGATATCGGTGTCCCGCGAGAAGCAGAGCAGCACCTGGTAGAGCACGTCCTCGAACACAAAGTACTGGTCGTCATTGGAGGCCGTCAACTGAATGTCCTTGAAGACCAGCTTGTCCACGATGTGATCCGTGGTCCAGACGGCATTGCGCAGTTTTTGCCAGTATTCAATATCCTTTGGGGGTATATAGATGTATTATGAGGTTATTGATCCCAAAATCAGTAGTTACATAGTCATGTAGCTTGCTGTCCAGGACCGAAGCCCAGAGGGCTCCCCTATAGGGTGCGGGTGTGCAGCCCTTCTTCAGGAACTGCTGGCACATGGGCGCATGCCGGGCCTCCAGAATCCTCTGGCACTGAACCGTAAGATCCGGCACTCCCAAGTAGATATCACTTCGCAGCAGATCCGCATAGTGGGCACGCAGCTCGAAAAGATTTTTCACAGGAAGTGCTATGTGGGAGAACTCCCATTGGGGGATTTGACTAATGAGGTAAATGATTATTTACCCAAATGACTGATATAACCCTAAACTTACTCTGTATTTTCCGTGGTTTTGGCGGGTCCTTTCAGCGAGAGTAGCACCTCTAGTAAATCCTTTGGAGCGTAAACAGGCCTATAGTTGGCCAGATCTAGATGTGTAACCACGGTTAATTGTAAACTCCATTATTTACGAGATGCCTACCCATATTGTAGTTGCTCAGTTCGTTCCACTTGGCCATAAAGTCCTCGCGATCCGCACTGATCCTTGGTTGGCCATGCAATGGAACCTTCAGTTCTGTGCACATGGCATTCAAACTCTTTCGAACCCTTCGATCCCAAAGCACACCAGCTCTTTTCAAATATCCAAGTGGATCACTAACGGTGGGTTTCTATAGGGAAATATATAAGTAAAGAgctttttaattcatttccCCCAGCACTACATACTAATGTCCCTAAGGCTAACGAGCTATTCGATAACTCTATAATTGTGGCACTTCGAGATCTCTCGGTATTATGTAGCATTATAACTTGTATTATAAACGTTAagctataaaataaaattttacaaaGTCAAAAAGTAGAAAATGATAGAAGCAGCATGGAATACTATTAAATACCAATCCAATTATTCTAAATTCCATTACaggaattttaataaactaaatCTCTGAAGTTGTACCCACCGCTCCCTGTTTGTTGGCCAGGTTTTTGTCATCTGTTTTGGACAGCCGCGTGCGAACCAGGTTGTAGACAATATTCCGGATCTCCGTCTCCAGTCCGGCGCTCTTGATGGCATCCTCGAGGGTGTTGCGCATATCGTGGGTGTCCACGCTGGGATTGCAGACCAGCCTCTGCAGCTCCTTGTAGATGGGCTCATAGCTCTTAGTGTTCTTGATGGCCGCGATTACCTTTGCGGTCATGTGGTGGATGCTggcatcctgcagctcctccatGCCGATAGCTCCTCGACCGTTCTTTCTGCGTAGCACTCTGCCACTGACTACCAACTAACTATTTACACCGTTCTGATACTGATTAGCCCCCAACTTTGGGCGCTCCTAACTCCGTCGCTTGACTTTTATCGATCAAACTCCGTCGCCTGCTTTGATTTGGAGTCGATTCGATTCCGAGTCACATCCTCGGCTGTCGTCGCTTCTTGGCGACGGAATGCAAACACTTGTTTGGCTGCTAGTTTCGCGTTAGTTGCGATTTGATTCGTTCGTTTTGGCCGCCCCTCGCAACCAAGAAATTCCATTATGTTTGGTTTCGAATGAAAAGCCAGAGGCGCGTGAAATTGCTTTccatatacatttattttcacGCACACCGAAACacactgaaactgaaactgagtGGCGGCaacttttcctttttcttgCATCTGTCACCTGGCCCAACGAGTTGTTGACGTGGTCGTCGGCGCGGCTCCTCCTGATGATTGCGAAGGTGGGCCAAACTCACCTGAACATGTCAGAGTGTCGAAAGTATTTCACCTGAATATTTAGACCAGGCCGAAATATGATTTTGAAAGGGTAAACATTTTTACACGAGAATTGAGCTATAGTATGTTATAGTTGTAGTATATGTTTCCatgtttatttatgaaataaaaatattctatTAAATAACTGGGTAGCATCCCTTACTATGATTCAATCATTTTATCTATAATATCATCGTTCACGAAAGTGCGACCTTTTAGCTGGCGACTTATTGAGGAAAAGTTCTCGCCCTTGGCATAAGGAGGACCATTATTGGTATCCAGAAAATACCTGCCTCTGGCTCTGCAATTAAATAGATAAAACAAAAATCTGAAAAAATGCCTGCTGGCACTTACTTCGGATCGACGTGGAAGCCCATCAGCTCTACATTTTTATCAGGAACGCAAATTCCCTTGGCGAAGCTTTTAAAATTGGGGCAGTAGAAGCCATAGAATCCATAAGGTGAAGAAATAGACTCGGCATAATAGTCTGCGGCTCGGTTATGGTAGCAGAAATGGGTCTCCACTAAAGTTAGAACAATGAAAATGGCAAATATGGGTAAAGCAAATGGCCTAAATATTACTTACTCTTATTAACCGGTCCGCAGTTGGGCTGTGATACACCCATGTTCAAGTAGAAGTCTACGTGGCCCACTGCATCCAGTAAACCAAGCATCGTCACATCCGTGTGCACGACGTCCACGAACTTGGCATCAGTGGGATCGAGCTTTAGAGCCGGATCCTTGACCATGTAAAATGGTTTCGCCGGATCGAGGGCTGTGATGTGCTCCAGCTTGTGTTCCGGAAGAAACTGC contains the following coding sequences:
- the LOC6613456 gene encoding probable cytochrome P450 28d2 gives rise to the protein MCLVTPALVLVLTLLVPVYVFLTWNFNYWRKRGIKTAPTWPFVGSFPSIFTRKRNIAYDIDDIYEKYKDTENMVGVFTTRVPQLLVMCPEYIHKIYATDFRSFHNNEWRNFVNKKTDMILGNNPFVLTGDEWKERRSEIMPALSPNRVKAVYPVSQSVCKKFVEYIRRQQRMASSQGLDAMDLSLCYTTEVVSDCGLGVSAQSFTDTPTPLLKMIKRVFNTSFEFIFYSVITNLWQKVRKFYSVPFFNKETEVFFLDIIRRCITLRLEKPEQQRDDFLNYMLQLQEKKGLHTDNILINTMTFILDGFETTALVLAHIMLMLGRNPEEQDKVRKEIGSADLTFDQMSELPHLDACIYETLRLFSPQVAARKLVTEPFEFANKDTRTVHLKPGDVVTIPVKALHHDPQYYEDPLTFKPERFLESNGGGMKSYRDRGVYLAFGDGPRHCPGMRFALTQLKAALVEILRNFEIKVNPKTRSDNQIDDTFFMATLKGGIYLDFKDL
- the LOC6613457 gene encoding probable cytochrome P450 28d1; its protein translation is MCPISTALFVIAAILALIYVFLTWNFSYWKKMGIPTAKSWPFVGSFPSVFTQKRNVVYDIDEIYEQYKNTDSIVGVFQTRIPQLMVTTPEYAHKIFVSDFRSFHDNEMAKFTDSKKDPILANNPFILTGEAWKERRAEVTPGLSANRVKAAYPVSLRVCKRFVEYIRRQSLMAPAQGLNAKDLCLCYTTEVISDCVLGISAQSFTENPTPMVGMTKRVFEQSFGFIFYTVVANLWPPITKFYTVSLFAKDVAAFFHDIMRKCIQVRQESPAAQQRDDFLNYMLQLQEKKGLNVAELTSHTMTFLTDGFETTAQVLTHTLLFLARNAEEQQKLREEVGTAELTFEQISELPFTEACIHETLRIFSPLLAARKVVTEPYELTNKNGVSVKLRPGDVVIIPVNALHNDPQYHEEPQSFKPERFLNINGGAKKYRDQGLYFGFGDGPRICPGMRFSLTQIKAALVEIVRNFDVKVNPKTRKDNEIDDTYFMPALKGGVWLDFVERK
- the LOC6613458 gene encoding TBC1 domain family member 19 isoform X1, with product MEELQDASIHHMTAKVIAAIKNTKSYEPIYKELQRLVCNPSVDTHDMRNTLEDAIKSAGLETEIRNIVYNLVRTRLSKTDDKNLANKQGAKPTVSDPLGYLKRAGVLWDRRVRKSLNAMCTELKVPLHGQPRISADREDFMAKWNELSNYNMDLANYRPVYAPKDLLEVLLSLKGPAKTTENTDQIPQWEFSHIALPVKNLFELRAHYADLLRSDIYLGVPDLTVQCQRILEARHAPMCQQFLKKGCTPAPYRGALWASVLDSKLHDYDIEYWQKLRNAVWTTDHIVDKLVFKDIQLTASNDDQYFVFEDVLYQVLLCFSRDTDIGGCVEYETFPVKGKTYEGPPSGVVPFHGICMFAAPFCYLYDSPVSLYYTFRAFYIRYCHRLTTINTHPQGIVSLCLLFEKLLQTYEPQLWSHFRELQIQPLRVIFKWLMRAFSGHLPPDQLLVLWDLILGFDSLEILPLFAIIILSFRKESIMQVASLDSIEAILADLSSIKVLPLVQLALSRD
- the LOC6613458 gene encoding TBC1 domain family member 19 isoform X2: MLHNTERSRSATIIELSNSSLALGTLKPTVSDPLGYLKRAGVLWDRRVRKSLNAMCTELKVPLHGQPRISADREDFMAKWNELSNYNMDLANYRPVYAPKDLLEVLLSLKGPAKTTENTDQIPQWEFSHIALPVKNLFELRAHYADLLRSDIYLGVPDLTVQCQRILEARHAPMCQQFLKKGCTPAPYRGALWASVLDSKLHDYDIEYWQKLRNAVWTTDHIVDKLVFKDIQLTASNDDQYFVFEDVLYQVLLCFSRDTDIGGCVEYETFPVKGKTYEGPPSGVVPFHGICMFAAPFCYLYDSPVSLYYTFRAFYIRYCHRLTTINTHPQGIVSLCLLFEKLLQTYEPQLWSHFRELQIQPLRVIFKWLMRAFSGHLPPDQLLVLWDLILGFDSLEILPLFAIIILSFRKESIMQVASLDSIEAILADLSSIKVLPLVQLALSRD
- the LOC6613459 gene encoding pancreatic lipase-related protein 2 — protein: MMNNILVLIGFSSVMLVAGLDDMNCFSMQSEFCPNANISFWLYTKENQEGTKLSVFELNRFEFNHHKPLKVLIHGFNGHRDFSPNIQLRPLFLTQDYNLISLDYPKLAYEPCYMEAVHNAKYVARCTAQLLRVLLESGLVKIEDLHLIGLGLGAHVAGFIGQFLPEHKLEHITALDPAKPFYMVKDPALKLDPTDAKFVDVVHTDVTMLGLLDAVGHVDFYLNMGVSQPNCGPVNKMETHFCYHNRAADYYAESISSPYGFYGFYCPNFKSFAKGICVPDKNVELMGFHVDPKARGRYFLDTNNGPPYAKGENFSSISRQLKGRTFVNDDIIDKMIES